One Qipengyuania gaetbuli genomic region harbors:
- the panC gene encoding pantoate--beta-alanine ligase, translating into MQTARELEVLRNEVAALRSGGRTIALVPTMGALHDGHLTLMRRAREVADHVVASIFVNPRQFGAGEDLDAYPRQLARDSELLEAEGVALLWAPVPEAMYPAGYATNISVAGVSEGLCGGNRPGHFDGVATVVCKLFNQVTPDIAFFGEKDWQQLAVIRRMARDLDLTLPHVDNIRGVPIVREADGLAMSSRNAYLSDEQRSQAAAIPQAMREAIAAIGDGQAVESALAALSAKLVEAGFDSIDYAEVRDADSLVPLDADNGNARLFVAARIGGTRLIDNMAVA; encoded by the coding sequence GTGCAAACAGCCCGTGAACTGGAAGTGTTGAGGAATGAAGTCGCAGCCCTGCGGAGCGGAGGCCGGACCATTGCGCTCGTTCCCACGATGGGCGCGCTGCACGACGGCCATCTGACCCTGATGCGACGCGCGCGCGAAGTGGCGGATCATGTCGTCGCTTCGATCTTCGTCAATCCCCGCCAGTTCGGCGCGGGCGAGGATCTCGACGCTTATCCGCGCCAGCTTGCCCGCGATTCCGAACTTCTGGAAGCGGAAGGCGTGGCCCTGCTGTGGGCGCCGGTGCCCGAGGCCATGTATCCGGCAGGCTATGCCACCAATATCTCGGTCGCCGGGGTGAGCGAGGGCCTGTGCGGCGGAAACCGGCCTGGCCATTTCGACGGTGTCGCCACGGTCGTGTGCAAGCTGTTCAACCAGGTCACGCCCGATATCGCCTTTTTCGGAGAAAAGGACTGGCAGCAGCTCGCCGTCATCCGCCGGATGGCCCGCGATCTCGATCTCACGCTGCCGCATGTCGACAATATCCGCGGCGTGCCGATCGTGCGCGAGGCGGACGGCCTCGCGATGAGCAGCCGCAACGCCTACCTTTCCGACGAGCAGCGCAGCCAGGCGGCCGCCATTCCGCAGGCCATGCGTGAAGCCATCGCGGCGATCGGGGACGGTCAGGCAGTCGAGAGTGCCCTCGCTGCCCTTTCCGCCAAGCTCGTCGAGGCCGGGTTCGACAGTATCGATTATGCAGAAGTGCGCGATGCGGACAGCCTCGTCCCGCTCGATGCAGACAACGGCAACGCGCGCCTGTTCGTCGCGGCGCGGATCGGCGGCACACGGCTGATCGACAACATGGCTGTGGCTTGA
- a CDS encoding division plane positioning ATPase MipZ: MPTAAPHWITFANEKGGTGKSTTAVHVAVALAYRGADVVAFDLDHRQRTMCRYFENRAETAARRGIELPTVRCHTVEGMDEQEFGAFVEEQGAGADFVVVDTPGRDDPLARFAATQADTLVTPMNDSFVDFDLIGQVEGETFKVKKLSFYAELIWEARIKRGRAQLERQRPPMDWVVVRNRTGHTEARNMARIEQALAEMSKRVGFRTAKGLSERVIYRELFPSGLTLLDKGHLGDLGTSHLVARQELRGLVASLRLPGSATGPQEEAAE; the protein is encoded by the coding sequence GTGCCTACCGCCGCGCCCCACTGGATTACCTTCGCCAACGAAAAGGGCGGCACGGGAAAATCGACCACGGCCGTGCATGTCGCGGTTGCTCTGGCCTATCGCGGGGCGGACGTCGTCGCCTTCGATCTCGACCACCGCCAGCGGACCATGTGCCGCTATTTCGAGAACCGCGCGGAGACCGCTGCGCGTCGCGGCATCGAATTGCCGACAGTGCGGTGCCACACGGTCGAGGGCATGGACGAACAGGAATTCGGCGCCTTCGTGGAAGAGCAGGGGGCGGGGGCCGATTTCGTCGTCGTGGATACACCCGGCCGCGACGATCCGCTGGCCCGTTTCGCCGCGACGCAGGCGGATACGCTGGTCACGCCGATGAACGACAGCTTCGTCGATTTCGACCTCATCGGCCAGGTCGAGGGCGAGACGTTCAAGGTGAAGAAGCTGTCCTTCTACGCCGAACTTATCTGGGAGGCGCGCATCAAGCGCGGCCGCGCCCAGCTCGAACGCCAGCGCCCGCCGATGGACTGGGTCGTCGTGCGTAACCGCACCGGCCACACCGAGGCGCGCAACATGGCGCGTATCGAACAGGCGCTGGCGGAAATGTCCAAGCGCGTCGGCTTCCGCACGGCCAAGGGTCTGTCGGAACGCGTGATCTACCGCGAGCTGTTTCCCTCCGGCCTGACCCTGCTCGACAAGGGGCATCTGGGCGATCTGGGAACCAGCCATCTGGTCGCGCGACAGGAATTGCGCGGTCTGGTCGCCTCGCTGCGGCTTCCCGGCAGCGCGACAGGACCGCAGGAAGAGGCAGCCGAATGA
- a CDS encoding J domain-containing protein, which yields MTRFILIAAALSIFCRWALGKWPWDYLRPTPTREQAIFKARRLLNVSARASHREIRDAHRQMAALLHPDRGGDKAQMQELNAARDLLLNELPYENPEPPQ from the coding sequence ATGACCCGTTTCATCCTGATCGCTGCGGCACTTTCGATCTTCTGCCGCTGGGCACTGGGCAAGTGGCCGTGGGACTATCTGAGGCCCACTCCCACCCGCGAACAGGCGATCTTCAAGGCCCGCCGGCTGCTCAATGTCTCGGCCAGGGCGAGCCACCGCGAAATCCGCGATGCTCACCGCCAGATGGCCGCCCTGCTTCATCCCGACAGGGGCGGGGACAAGGCACAGATGCAGGAACTGAACGCGGCGCGCGACCTCCTCTTGAACGAACTACCTTACGAAAATCCGGAGCCTCCCCAATGA
- the pgmG gene encoding phosphoglucomutase/phosphomannomutase PgmG has product MSHAFDATILREYDIRGIIGETLGADDARAIGRTFGSMLREAGGSRVAVGYDGRVSSTMLEHALVEGLTASGCDVVRIGLGATPMLYYAEASDHDIHGGIQITGSHNPPNYNGFKMVFQGRPFFGADIQELGRRAAAGEWTDGAGEVEKRDIIDEYVHRMVTALDAIDSEALADMRIGWDAGNGAAGPALEKLVAQLPGEHHLLYTDVDGTFPNHHPDPTVEENLADLRRLVSAKSLDFGIAFDGDGDRIGAIDGEGRVIWGDQLLMIYAEDLLQTLGGATIIADVKASRALFDHVTSHGGEPLMWKTGHSLIKSKMKETGSPLAGEMSGHVFFADEYYGFDDALYAGVRLIAASARLGKSVTELRGAMPQLVNTPEMRFQVDESRKFAAIKEVEDRLAGTDADVNGTDGVRVSTPDGWWLLRASNTQDVLVARAESDSEEGLARLMAQIDEQLALSGLERGESVGH; this is encoded by the coding sequence ATGAGCCACGCCTTCGACGCGACCATCCTGCGCGAATACGACATTCGCGGGATCATCGGCGAAACGCTCGGGGCGGACGATGCCCGCGCGATCGGGCGCACCTTCGGTTCGATGCTGCGCGAAGCCGGCGGAAGCCGCGTCGCGGTCGGCTATGACGGGCGGGTCAGCTCGACCATGCTGGAACACGCGCTCGTGGAAGGCCTGACCGCCTCGGGCTGCGACGTCGTGCGCATCGGCCTCGGCGCGACGCCCATGCTATATTACGCCGAGGCAAGCGATCACGACATCCACGGCGGCATCCAGATAACCGGCAGTCACAATCCCCCCAATTACAACGGCTTCAAGATGGTGTTCCAGGGCCGCCCGTTTTTCGGCGCGGACATCCAGGAACTGGGGCGCCGTGCGGCTGCGGGCGAGTGGACGGATGGTGCAGGCGAGGTCGAGAAACGCGACATCATCGACGAATACGTCCACCGCATGGTGACCGCGCTCGACGCCATCGACAGCGAAGCGCTTGCGGACATGCGGATCGGCTGGGACGCGGGTAACGGGGCCGCCGGTCCGGCGCTCGAAAAGCTGGTCGCGCAGCTGCCCGGCGAACACCACCTGCTCTACACCGATGTCGACGGCACGTTTCCCAATCATCATCCCGATCCTACTGTCGAGGAGAACCTTGCGGATTTGCGAAGGCTCGTCTCCGCAAAGTCCCTCGATTTCGGTATCGCTTTCGACGGCGACGGCGACCGCATCGGCGCGATCGACGGCGAGGGCCGGGTGATCTGGGGCGACCAGCTGCTGATGATCTACGCCGAAGACCTGCTGCAAACGCTGGGCGGCGCGACGATCATCGCCGATGTGAAGGCCAGCCGCGCCCTGTTCGACCATGTCACTTCGCATGGCGGCGAGCCGCTCATGTGGAAGACCGGCCACTCGCTGATTAAGTCCAAAATGAAGGAAACTGGCTCGCCGCTGGCCGGCGAGATGAGCGGCCACGTCTTTTTCGCCGACGAATATTACGGTTTCGACGACGCGCTCTATGCCGGTGTCCGCCTGATTGCCGCCTCGGCGCGGCTGGGCAAGTCGGTCACCGAACTGCGCGGCGCCATGCCCCAGCTGGTCAATACGCCGGAGATGCGCTTCCAGGTCGACGAGAGCCGCAAGTTCGCTGCCATCAAGGAAGTCGAGGACCGCCTCGCGGGCACCGATGCCGATGTGAACGGCACCGACGGGGTACGCGTCAGCACGCCCGACGGCTGGTGGCTGCTGCGCGCTTCGAACACGCAGGACGTGCTCGTCGCCCGCGCCGAGAGCGACAGCGAGGAAGGCCTTGCCCGCCTGATGGCGCAGATCGACGAACAGCTGGCCCTCAGTGGGCTCGAGCGCGGCGAAAGCGTCGGGCACTAA
- a CDS encoding DUF2059 domain-containing protein translates to MTRWLLALGAPLAFAAQPLAAQDNSAKEADMMAAMAEVFAAPPLTAEQQARLPLATSVVDKLMPQGTMGEVMGSMFEGLLGPMMKLAEKAPPDLAEHIGYDASELDLTDEQVIEIAAIVDPAWRERREREGALMQEVMVDLMTAMEPAIRKGMSEAYAATFSVAELNDISAFFSTPSGATFARKSYQLANDPRIMGAAMGSLPVMLEQFAAMEAKMAAVTAELGAKRTYATLTAAQKERIMGLAGLSAEELELGMQVAAEAAAEQNPF, encoded by the coding sequence ATGACCAGGTGGCTCCTGGCGCTGGGTGCGCCGCTTGCCTTTGCTGCCCAGCCGCTGGCTGCGCAGGACAATTCCGCCAAGGAAGCGGACATGATGGCGGCCATGGCGGAAGTCTTCGCCGCGCCGCCGCTGACCGCCGAACAGCAGGCCCGCCTGCCGCTGGCCACCAGCGTGGTCGACAAGCTCATGCCGCAAGGGACCATGGGCGAGGTCATGGGCTCGATGTTCGAAGGTTTGCTCGGCCCGATGATGAAGCTGGCCGAGAAGGCCCCGCCAGACCTGGCCGAACACATCGGCTACGACGCTTCCGAGCTCGATCTCACCGACGAGCAGGTGATCGAGATCGCGGCCATCGTCGATCCCGCCTGGCGCGAGCGGCGCGAACGCGAGGGCGCGCTGATGCAGGAAGTCATGGTCGACCTGATGACGGCGATGGAACCCGCCATCCGCAAGGGCATGAGCGAGGCCTATGCCGCCACCTTCTCGGTCGCGGAATTGAACGACATTTCCGCCTTCTTCTCGACCCCGAGCGGCGCGACCTTCGCGCGCAAGTCCTACCAGCTGGCCAATGACCCGCGCATCATGGGCGCAGCCATGGGCAGCCTGCCGGTCATGCTCGAACAATTCGCCGCGATGGAGGCCAAGATGGCGGCCGTCACCGCCGAACTCGGCGCCAAGCGCACCTATGCAACGCTCACCGCAGCGCAGAAGGAGCGGATCATGGGCCTTGCCGGGCTGAGCGCAGAAGAGCTCGAACTTGGGATGCAGGTCGCCGCCGAAGCGGCTGCGGAACAGAACCCCTTCTGA
- a CDS encoding ligase-associated DNA damage response DEXH box helicase, whose product MSDVSIPPEITDWFAGRGWRVRRHQAEMLAASDAGDHALLVADTGAGKTLAGFLPTLADFTPSRLAGGKPHEGLHTLYVSPLKALAHDVQRNLLIPIEEMGLPITVETRSGDTPSDRKRRQRQKPPNVLLTTPESLSLLLSFPDSFALFAGLKRIVIDEVHAFATGKRGDLLALALARLQAIAPGMRRVALSATVASPEAFREWLAPWGDLDAVRLVEGEEGAPSEVEILLPDEERVPWGGHAATWAIPQLYEQIRRNRTTLVFTNTRFLAEYIFQNLWDVNEDKLPIGIHHGSLSREARRKVEGAMARGELRALVATASLDLGVDWGDIDLVVQMGAPKGSSRLLQRIGRANHRLDQPSRALLVPGNRFEFLEATAAKEAVDEGQRDGEDFRPGGLDVLAQHVMACACAAPFEEQALLAEIRSSLAYAWVDEEVWQRVLTFVATGGYALRAYDKFKRIVRDREGVWRLTHPEQAQRHRMNAGIIIDSEMLDVRINAGRGRGGRSLGKVEERFAASLSPGDTFAFAGMSLEVVKLQDMEVVVKAAKASAMIPSYGGARMPLTTHLADRVREMLVDRAGWARFPDDVREWLEVQDWRSRMPGPGQLLVESFPHAKRHYSVYYTFEGWNANQSLGMLITRRMEDRGLMPGGFVANDYSLAVWGLKPVTDPAPLLSPDILQDEFIEWVQNSHLLRRAFREVAVIGGLVERQHPGKRKTGKQVTFSTDLIYDVLRKYEPDHVLLEAAWADARTRMTDVGRLGNLLDRSAEQLVHVELDRVSPLAVPVMVMIGREATPQGAVDDELLLEAESLAGAAMRVDDLS is encoded by the coding sequence GTGAGCGACGTGTCCATACCGCCGGAAATCACAGACTGGTTTGCCGGTCGCGGCTGGCGCGTGCGCCGCCACCAGGCCGAAATGCTCGCGGCGAGCGATGCGGGCGACCATGCCCTGCTGGTGGCCGATACGGGGGCGGGCAAGACGCTGGCGGGCTTCCTGCCGACGCTGGCCGATTTCACGCCATCGCGACTGGCCGGCGGCAAGCCGCATGAAGGGCTGCACACGCTCTACGTCTCGCCGCTGAAGGCGCTTGCCCATGACGTCCAACGCAACCTCCTGATCCCGATCGAGGAGATGGGGCTCCCGATCACGGTCGAAACGCGCAGCGGCGACACGCCGTCGGACCGCAAGCGCCGGCAGCGCCAGAAGCCGCCCAACGTGCTGCTGACGACGCCGGAAAGCCTTTCGCTGCTGCTCTCCTTCCCCGACAGCTTCGCGCTGTTCGCGGGCCTCAAGCGGATCGTCATCGACGAGGTCCACGCCTTCGCCACCGGCAAGCGCGGCGACTTGCTGGCGCTGGCACTGGCACGGCTGCAGGCCATCGCGCCCGGCATGCGGCGTGTAGCCCTGTCGGCCACTGTCGCCAGCCCGGAAGCCTTTCGCGAATGGCTTGCTCCCTGGGGCGATCTGGATGCGGTGCGGCTGGTGGAGGGCGAGGAAGGCGCGCCGTCGGAAGTCGAAATCCTGCTGCCCGATGAAGAGCGCGTGCCCTGGGGCGGCCATGCAGCGACCTGGGCGATCCCGCAGCTGTACGAACAGATCCGCAGGAACCGCACCACGCTGGTCTTCACCAACACCCGGTTCCTGGCCGAATACATCTTCCAGAACCTGTGGGACGTGAACGAGGACAAGCTTCCCATCGGTATCCACCACGGCTCGCTTTCGCGCGAGGCGCGGCGGAAGGTCGAAGGGGCGATGGCGCGGGGCGAACTGCGTGCGCTCGTGGCCACCGCCAGCCTCGATCTCGGGGTCGACTGGGGCGATATCGACCTCGTCGTCCAGATGGGCGCGCCCAAGGGTTCCTCGCGCCTGCTCCAGCGCATCGGGCGTGCGAACCACCGGCTCGACCAGCCCAGCCGGGCCCTGCTGGTCCCCGGCAACCGCTTCGAGTTCCTCGAGGCGACCGCAGCCAAGGAAGCAGTGGACGAGGGCCAGCGCGACGGAGAGGATTTCCGGCCCGGCGGCCTCGACGTGCTGGCGCAGCACGTGATGGCCTGCGCCTGCGCGGCCCCGTTCGAGGAGCAGGCGCTGCTGGCCGAGATCCGCTCCAGCCTCGCCTATGCCTGGGTCGACGAGGAGGTGTGGCAGCGCGTGCTGACCTTCGTCGCCACCGGAGGCTATGCGCTGCGGGCCTACGACAAGTTCAAGCGCATCGTGCGCGACCGTGAGGGCGTGTGGCGCCTCACCCATCCCGAACAGGCGCAGCGCCACAGGATGAACGCCGGGATCATCATCGACAGCGAAATGCTCGACGTGCGCATCAACGCCGGGCGCGGCAGGGGCGGCCGCAGCCTCGGCAAGGTGGAGGAACGCTTCGCCGCCTCGCTCAGCCCGGGCGATACTTTCGCCTTTGCCGGCATGAGCCTCGAAGTGGTCAAGCTGCAGGACATGGAGGTGGTGGTGAAGGCCGCCAAGGCGTCCGCCATGATCCCGAGCTATGGCGGGGCGCGCATGCCGTTGACGACCCATCTTGCGGACCGGGTACGCGAGATGCTGGTGGACCGCGCAGGCTGGGCGCGCTTTCCCGATGACGTGCGCGAATGGCTGGAAGTGCAGGACTGGCGCAGCCGGATGCCGGGTCCGGGCCAGCTGCTGGTCGAAAGCTTCCCGCACGCCAAGCGGCATTACAGCGTCTACTATACGTTCGAGGGCTGGAACGCGAACCAGAGCCTCGGCATGCTGATTACGCGGCGGATGGAGGACCGGGGCCTGATGCCGGGCGGGTTCGTCGCCAACGATTATTCGCTGGCCGTCTGGGGACTCAAGCCCGTCACCGATCCCGCGCCGCTGCTGTCGCCCGATATCCTGCAGGACGAATTCATCGAATGGGTGCAGAATTCGCACCTCCTGCGCCGCGCCTTTCGCGAAGTCGCGGTGATCGGTGGGCTGGTCGAACGCCAGCATCCGGGAAAGCGCAAGACCGGCAAGCAGGTCACCTTCTCGACCGACCTCATCTACGACGTGCTGCGCAAGTACGAGCCCGACCATGTCCTGCTGGAGGCGGCCTGGGCCGATGCGCGCACGCGGATGACCGACGTGGGGCGGCTCGGCAACCTGCTCGACCGGTCGGCCGAGCAGCTGGTCCATGTCGAGCTCGACCGGGTCAGCCCGCTGGCCGTTCCCGTCATGGTCATGATCGGGCGCGAGGCGACGCCGCAGGGGGCGGTCGACGATGAACTCCTGCTCGAGGCGGAGAGCCTGGCCGGGGCCGCCATGCGGGTCGACGATCTGTCCTAG
- a CDS encoding ExbD/TolR family protein, whose product MPYPSRTLAPAGRPMGDMNITPLIDVMLVLLIMFIMVIPIATHALQVPLPTGRATEEIRDVNVVTIDAQDRLYWNGAELDQQDLLNQLAAAADKPEEPLLRFEPHAFASYEASARTIALIKDAGVTRFAFVGNEKYREFGNEAAN is encoded by the coding sequence ATGCCTTATCCCTCGCGCACCCTTGCACCGGCCGGTCGTCCCATGGGCGACATGAACATCACGCCGCTGATCGATGTCATGCTTGTTCTGCTGATCATGTTCATCATGGTGATCCCCATCGCCACCCATGCGCTGCAGGTCCCCTTGCCTACGGGCCGCGCGACCGAAGAGATCAGGGACGTCAACGTCGTCACCATCGACGCGCAGGACCGCCTCTACTGGAACGGTGCGGAGCTGGACCAGCAGGACCTCCTCAACCAGCTCGCCGCCGCCGCCGACAAGCCCGAGGAACCGCTGCTGCGCTTCGAGCCGCACGCCTTCGCCAGCTACGAGGCCTCGGCCCGCACCATCGCTCTCATCAAGGACGCCGGTGTTACCCGCTTCGCTTTCGTCGGGAACGAGAAGTATCGCGAATTCGGCAACGAGGCCGCCAACTAG
- a CDS encoding ExbD/TolR family protein: MAMSGGKDDGAPMMEMNMTPLIDVLLVLLIMFIITIPVATHSVDIDLPQPNPNPPPVTVEPDKNKLVITQGDELLWNGEVIQEGDLVNLLAQSLTINPEPELQFEPEALASYEASARVLQIIKSSGVTKFGFVGNERYRTFGKAASAQ; this comes from the coding sequence ATGGCAATGTCAGGCGGCAAGGATGATGGCGCGCCGATGATGGAAATGAACATGACGCCGCTTATCGACGTCCTGCTCGTTCTCCTCATCATGTTCATCATCACCATCCCGGTGGCGACCCACTCGGTCGACATCGACCTTCCGCAACCGAACCCCAACCCGCCCCCGGTCACGGTGGAGCCGGACAAGAACAAGCTCGTCATCACGCAGGGTGACGAACTGCTCTGGAACGGCGAAGTGATCCAGGAAGGCGATCTGGTGAACCTGCTCGCGCAGTCGCTGACCATCAATCCGGAACCCGAACTGCAGTTCGAACCGGAAGCACTGGCCAGCTACGAAGCTTCGGCCCGCGTGCTGCAGATCATCAAGTCGAGCGGTGTGACCAAGTTCGGCTTCGTCGGTAACGAACGTTACCGCACCTTCGGCAAGGCGGCTTCGGCCCAGTAA
- a CDS encoding ExbD/TolR family protein, whose product MAVSVGGSAETPMSDINTTPLVDVMLVLLIIFLIAVPVAIQTIEKLEIPIFESIESKDKVENLLLTVSTTDAAGRSAGEAGFEGAARNGECRVYFNNTTPVTSEELYDQAFERLDQIVQRYGGPEAIMEDPEAIPQVHIRGDVNAPWSCVAGAIYNVQAAGYPTVGFISNPVDPNG is encoded by the coding sequence ATGGCGGTTTCAGTAGGCGGCAGCGCGGAAACGCCGATGTCGGACATCAACACCACCCCGCTCGTGGACGTGATGCTGGTGCTTCTGATCATCTTCCTTATCGCGGTCCCGGTCGCGATCCAGACGATCGAGAAGCTCGAGATCCCGATCTTCGAATCGATCGAATCGAAGGATAAGGTCGAGAACCTGCTCCTGACGGTCAGCACGACCGACGCTGCAGGACGCAGCGCGGGCGAGGCCGGGTTCGAAGGGGCTGCACGCAACGGCGAATGCCGCGTGTACTTCAACAACACCACGCCGGTGACGTCTGAAGAGCTCTACGACCAGGCATTCGAACGCCTCGACCAGATCGTTCAGCGCTACGGTGGACCCGAAGCGATCATGGAAGATCCCGAAGCGATCCCGCAGGTCCACATTCGCGGTGACGTGAATGCTCCCTGGTCGTGCGTCGCAGGGGCGATCTACAACGTGCAGGCGGCCGGTTATCCGACTGTCGGCTTCATCTCGAACCCGGTCGACCCGAACGGCTGA
- a CDS encoding MotA/TolQ/ExbB proton channel family protein encodes MIIELLAAAGDAAPQTSFGFWEAMEQGGFVAWFILSVMIIMSVGSFYILFTKLFEQQKVMNQFKGVRQNFWRATTLDEGAKKLDKNSAWRQLVDDAVKARDSHHQMGDSLEAHDWLHGSLARSEASINAKLAGGLPFLATVGATAPFVGLLGTVIGIYRALINIGAAGSASIDKVAGPVGEALIMTAIGLLVAVPAVFAYNWLQSRNRRIAELMTGFTTDLLANISSDGKIRPAVMTAASTQQASKAAAAPAGTTVKK; translated from the coding sequence ATGATTATCGAACTTCTTGCCGCGGCGGGCGATGCTGCTCCGCAGACCTCTTTCGGCTTCTGGGAAGCCATGGAACAGGGCGGCTTCGTTGCCTGGTTCATTCTCTCCGTCATGATCATCATGTCGGTGGGTTCGTTCTACATCCTCTTCACCAAGCTGTTCGAACAGCAGAAGGTGATGAACCAGTTCAAGGGCGTGCGTCAGAACTTCTGGCGTGCAACCACCCTCGACGAAGGCGCGAAGAAGCTGGACAAGAACAGCGCATGGCGCCAGCTCGTCGACGATGCCGTCAAGGCTCGCGACAGCCACCACCAGATGGGCGACAGCCTCGAAGCCCACGACTGGCTGCACGGCTCGCTCGCTCGTTCGGAAGCCAGCATCAACGCCAAGCTTGCAGGCGGCCTGCCGTTCCTCGCGACCGTCGGTGCAACCGCACCGTTCGTCGGTCTGCTCGGTACGGTTATCGGTATCTACCGCGCCCTGATCAACATCGGCGCTGCCGGTTCGGCATCGATCGACAAGGTCGCCGGCCCGGTCGGTGAAGCACTGATCATGACCGCCATCGGTCTGCTCGTCGCCGTTCCGGCCGTGTTCGCCTACAACTGGCTGCAGAGCCGTAACCGTCGCATCGCAGAACTGATGACCGGTTTCACCACCGACCTGCTCGCCAACATCAGCTCGGACGGCAAGATCCGCCCGGCAGTGATGACTGCGGCTTCGACCCAGCAGGCTAGCAAGGCTGCCGCTGCTCCGGCCGGCACCACGGTCAAGAAGTAA
- a CDS encoding energy transducer TonB has product MAYADQEMSGNRIVAIIIVALIHIGLGYALITGLALDVAKSVVERVTTIDVEEPPPPEPEDEPPPPEDIPETAPPPPVAPPPPINIAVTPPPIRTQTTIPPPAPPAVRIPPPAPPAPPAPPPVNKSREATPKGLSGWAARIQRNYPRRAERDGIEGNVTVRVTVGPDGRVSACAVSASSGNADLDAAACDGMTRYARYDPALDQNGNPIPDSDVRTISYRLN; this is encoded by the coding sequence ATGGCTTATGCTGACCAAGAGATGAGTGGCAATCGCATCGTTGCGATCATCATCGTTGCCCTCATCCACATAGGACTCGGTTACGCACTGATCACCGGCCTGGCACTCGATGTGGCCAAGTCGGTTGTCGAACGCGTGACCACGATCGACGTGGAAGAACCACCGCCGCCGGAGCCCGAGGACGAGCCGCCGCCGCCGGAAGACATTCCCGAAACGGCTCCGCCGCCGCCGGTGGCCCCGCCGCCGCCGATCAATATCGCGGTGACGCCGCCCCCGATCCGTACGCAGACGACGATCCCGCCGCCGGCCCCGCCCGCGGTCCGGATTCCGCCGCCCGCTCCGCCGGCTCCGCCCGCTCCGCCGCCCGTCAACAAGTCGCGTGAAGCGACCCCGAAGGGTCTCAGCGGCTGGGCTGCCCGAATCCAGCGCAACTATCCGCGTCGTGCGGAACGCGATGGCATCGAAGGCAACGTGACCGTCCGCGTCACTGTCGGACCCGACGGCCGCGTCTCGGCCTGTGCGGTCTCGGCTTCGAGCGGCAATGCCGACCTCGACGCTGCAGCCTGCGACGGCATGACCCGTTACGCTCGCTACGATCCGGCGCTGGACCAGAACGGGAACCCGATTCCCGACAGCGACGTGCGTACGATCAGCTACCGTTTGAACTAA
- a CDS encoding acyl-CoA thioesterase, whose amino-acid sequence MKPFSHTFRVRYAEVDPQSVVFNSRYLEYADLLVSEFFREAREERGMPADVEFHVRRAEVDYLAPIRLEELIEGRLTIERIGNSSMETLVTLHGAETGDLRAEMRLLTVHVDLPEGRPTPVPDAVRTAFGFPAREAVHG is encoded by the coding sequence ATGAAGCCCTTTTCCCATACCTTCCGCGTGCGTTACGCCGAGGTCGACCCGCAGAGCGTCGTCTTCAATTCGCGCTATCTCGAATATGCCGACCTGCTGGTCAGCGAATTCTTCCGCGAGGCGCGCGAGGAGCGGGGGATGCCCGCCGATGTCGAGTTCCACGTCCGCCGGGCAGAGGTCGATTACCTCGCGCCCATCCGCCTGGAAGAACTGATCGAGGGCCGCCTGACGATCGAACGCATCGGCAATTCCAGCATGGAGACGCTGGTGACGCTGCACGGCGCGGAAACGGGCGACCTGCGCGCGGAAATGCGCCTGCTCACCGTCCATGTCGACCTGCCCGAAGGGCGCCCGACGCCGGTTCCCGATGCCGTGCGCACTGCCTTCGGCTTCCCGGCGCGGGAGGCTGTCCATGGCTGA